From Pseudonocardia autotrophica, one genomic window encodes:
- a CDS encoding transglycosylase domain-containing protein: MPDSPPAGDRARFVRRRLLQGIGASVLAGVLLAGMLAPVAVATAVATDGISGVADQATSARLGDGRMGATSVLLDAAGEPFAHLYDQHREPVGPDGIADTMTAAIVAIEDRRFYEHDGVDWYGMGRALVSNAAGGSALEGQGASTLTMQYVKNFRLNVLASTPEEERAATANTPARKLAEVRLAHQVEAVLDKEEILAGYLDLIYFGRGAYGVQTAARTWFGTTADQLTVPQAALLAGMIQAPERFDPLNNPEAAQNRRNTVIAAMVEVGSITPAQAEEARATPVEVRPDAGVPAQGCAGAREGTGHFCQAVVEALDGSGIGAGVLRNGGYTIRTTLDPRATDEALTAVRRTGGAEGSSSVANVAALVEPGTGRVDALVSSSEYGFDADAGETAYPLATLPLHGAGSVYKVFTAAAALESGIVTPDSVLGNPASYTSRNFRNGSAPYTVANYGNSSSGPLTLRQALASSPNTPFIELTDRIGSLQPVVDMAWRLGLRTSLEAPTRDGGTVGEAVIAQRRASFTLGPEGTSPLELATVGATIASGGVHCTPLFVESVSDRDGGDVALPGPRCDRVIDESVARDLVTALSGDATSGTAAGAAAAVGWNRPVIAKTGTTQNYASAAFLGATGDRAGSVMTLPTGAPRPVCTGPLRTCGSGNLTGGAVPARAWFAMVSALDGGAGSTPLPGTGAGT; encoded by the coding sequence ATGCCCGACTCCCCTCCAGCCGGTGACCGCGCGCGTTTCGTACGGCGCAGGCTGTTGCAGGGGATCGGGGCGAGCGTGCTGGCCGGGGTGTTGCTCGCCGGGATGCTGGCACCGGTCGCGGTCGCGACCGCGGTCGCGACCGACGGGATCAGCGGCGTCGCCGACCAGGCCACCAGCGCCCGGCTCGGCGACGGTCGGATGGGCGCCACCTCGGTGCTGCTCGACGCCGCGGGCGAGCCGTTCGCGCATCTCTACGACCAGCACCGTGAGCCGGTCGGTCCGGACGGGATCGCGGACACGATGACCGCCGCGATCGTCGCGATCGAGGACCGCCGGTTCTACGAGCACGACGGCGTGGACTGGTACGGCATGGGCCGCGCGCTGGTCAGCAACGCGGCCGGCGGCTCGGCTCTGGAGGGCCAGGGCGCCTCGACGCTGACCATGCAGTACGTCAAGAACTTCCGGCTCAACGTGCTGGCCTCGACACCGGAGGAGGAGCGCGCGGCCACCGCGAACACGCCGGCCCGCAAGCTCGCCGAGGTCCGGCTGGCACACCAGGTCGAGGCGGTGCTGGACAAGGAGGAGATCCTGGCCGGCTACCTCGACCTGATCTACTTCGGCCGCGGCGCCTACGGCGTGCAGACCGCGGCCCGCACCTGGTTCGGGACGACGGCCGACCAGCTCACCGTGCCGCAGGCCGCGCTGCTGGCCGGGATGATCCAGGCCCCCGAGCGGTTCGACCCGCTGAACAACCCGGAGGCCGCGCAGAACCGCCGGAACACGGTGATCGCCGCGATGGTCGAGGTCGGATCGATCACCCCGGCACAGGCCGAGGAAGCCAGGGCGACTCCGGTCGAGGTCCGGCCGGACGCCGGTGTCCCGGCCCAGGGCTGCGCCGGAGCCCGCGAGGGCACCGGGCACTTCTGCCAGGCCGTTGTCGAGGCGCTCGACGGGTCGGGGATCGGGGCGGGTGTGCTCCGCAACGGCGGCTACACGATCCGCACCACCCTCGACCCGCGTGCCACCGACGAGGCGCTGACCGCGGTCCGCCGGACCGGCGGCGCCGAGGGCTCGTCGTCGGTCGCGAACGTCGCGGCGCTGGTGGAGCCGGGCACCGGACGGGTGGACGCGCTGGTCTCCAGCAGTGAGTACGGCTTCGACGCCGACGCAGGTGAGACCGCCTATCCGCTGGCCACGCTGCCACTGCACGGCGCAGGCTCGGTCTACAAGGTCTTCACCGCCGCGGCCGCGCTGGAGAGCGGGATCGTCACGCCGGACAGCGTGCTGGGCAACCCGGCGAGCTACACCTCACGCAACTTCCGCAACGGCAGCGCGCCCTACACCGTCGCGAACTACGGCAACTCGAGCAGCGGCCCGCTGACGCTGCGACAGGCACTCGCCAGCTCGCCGAACACCCCGTTCATCGAGCTCACCGACCGGATCGGCTCGTTGCAGCCGGTGGTCGACATGGCCTGGCGGCTCGGGCTCCGGACGTCGCTGGAGGCGCCCACCCGCGACGGCGGCACCGTCGGGGAGGCGGTGATCGCCCAGCGGCGGGCGTCGTTCACCCTCGGGCCGGAGGGCACCAGCCCGCTGGAGCTGGCGACCGTGGGCGCCACGATCGCGTCCGGCGGGGTGCACTGCACGCCGCTGTTCGTCGAGTCGGTGTCCGACCGGGACGGCGGCGACGTCGCGCTCCCCGGTCCGCGCTGCGACCGGGTGATCGACGAGTCGGTCGCCCGCGACCTGGTCACCGCCCTGTCCGGGGACGCGACCTCCGGTACGGCGGCAGGCGCCGCGGCCGCGGTGGGCTGGAACCGGCCGGTGATCGCGAAGACCGGGACCACCCAGAACTACGCGTCGGCGGCGTTCCTGGGCGCCACCGGCGACCGCGCGGGTTCGGTCATGACGCTCCCGACCGGGGCGCCGCGCCCGGTGTGCACCGGGCCGCTGCGCACCTGCGGATCCGGCAACCTCACCGGTGGTGCGGTGCCGGCGCGCGCGTGGTTCGCGATGGTCTCCGCCCTCGACGGCGGCGCGGGCTCCACCCCGCTGCCCGGTACCGGGGCCGGTACCTGA
- a CDS encoding sensor histidine kinase: MTPPGAPRRSVLDRLPLRRLRLRHRVGAAFALVSLVVTGLFATVTWNLASYYLVEQRVEGAVRQVEVNVRLVERALTARPRSDGLDDLLTGLAGTPNTTVALRHDGNWITSGRDIDVSQLPKPLLDMARSGIGARQRMLVEGMPSLVVAAPMPDEAVFVEVFPLQLLDANLRFLSSVLIIGVAVSTVLGLGLGHWAGRRALQPLTELTEAAGRVAGGDLAARLPGSSDAELAPLVATFNRTADALEQRVARDARFAADVSHELRSPLTTLVNAVAVLRRRRGELPPTAQQAVDLLDGDIQRFRRMVLDLLEISRSDTLEREPWELGDLVRGIVGVRGGTPPEIDAPEPVTVRADRRRIDQILGNLLDNAEAHGGGAVRVGVSARSGRGRIEVDDAGPGVPAAKRAEVFERFSRGARAGSRGDGAGTGLGLSLVAAHVRRHDGAVWIEDRPGGGARVVVELPGVAG; encoded by the coding sequence ATGACCCCTCCCGGCGCGCCCCGCCGGTCGGTGCTGGATCGCCTGCCGCTGCGGCGGCTGCGCCTGCGGCACCGGGTCGGGGCCGCGTTCGCGCTGGTGTCGCTGGTGGTGACCGGCCTGTTCGCGACCGTGACCTGGAACCTGGCGTCCTACTACCTGGTCGAGCAGCGGGTGGAGGGCGCGGTCCGGCAGGTGGAGGTCAACGTCCGGCTGGTCGAACGGGCGCTCACCGCGCGTCCGCGCTCCGACGGCCTGGACGACCTGCTGACCGGCCTGGCCGGGACCCCGAACACGACCGTCGCCCTGCGGCACGACGGCAACTGGATCACCAGTGGTCGCGACATCGACGTGTCGCAGCTGCCGAAGCCGCTCCTGGACATGGCCCGGTCCGGGATCGGGGCCCGGCAGCGGATGCTGGTCGAGGGCATGCCGAGCCTGGTCGTCGCGGCGCCGATGCCCGACGAGGCGGTGTTCGTCGAGGTCTTCCCGCTGCAGCTGCTGGACGCCAACCTGCGCTTCCTCAGTTCGGTTCTGATCATCGGGGTCGCGGTCAGCACGGTGCTCGGGCTCGGGCTCGGGCACTGGGCGGGGCGACGGGCGCTGCAGCCGCTGACCGAGCTGACCGAGGCCGCCGGGCGGGTCGCGGGCGGTGATCTCGCCGCCCGGCTGCCCGGCAGCTCCGACGCCGAGCTCGCGCCCCTGGTCGCGACCTTCAACCGGACCGCCGACGCGCTGGAGCAGCGGGTGGCCCGGGACGCGAGGTTCGCCGCCGACGTCAGCCACGAGCTGCGCTCCCCGCTGACCACCCTGGTGAACGCGGTCGCGGTGTTGCGGCGGCGGCGCGGCGAGCTGCCGCCGACCGCGCAGCAGGCGGTGGACCTGCTCGACGGCGACATCCAGCGGTTCCGCCGGATGGTGCTCGACCTGCTGGAGATCTCCCGCAGCGACACCCTGGAGCGCGAACCGTGGGAGCTCGGCGATCTCGTCCGCGGGATCGTCGGGGTCCGCGGCGGGACGCCCCCGGAGATCGACGCACCGGAGCCGGTGACCGTCCGGGCCGACCGGCGCCGGATCGACCAGATCCTCGGCAACCTGCTCGACAACGCCGAGGCGCACGGCGGGGGTGCCGTGCGGGTCGGGGTGTCGGCGCGGTCCGGCCGTGGCCGGATCGAGGTCGACGACGCCGGGCCGGGGGTACCGGCCGCGAAGCGCGCCGAGGTGTTCGAACGGTTCTCCCGGGGCGCGCGGGCGGGCAGCCGTGGCGACGGCGCCGGTACCGGGCTGGGGCTGTCCCTGGTGGCGGCGCACGTCCGCAGGCACGACGGTGCGGTGTGGATCGAGGACCGGCCCGGCGGCGGTGCGCGGGTCGTGGTGGAGCTTCCGGGGGTGGCGGGATGA
- a CDS encoding response regulator transcription factor, with the protein MVELEVAQGGVGSRTRVLIVDDDVRIGQALGLALDDEGFDVDAVHTGEEALSRAGAPEIDLVLLDLMLPGIDGLTVCRRLRDAGDLPIIMVTARSDSADVIAGLEAGADDYVTKPLVAGELAARIRALLRRRRPAPATPRRLLLGDVELRPDEGVVLRAGEPVHLTRTEFRLLAELAAAGGRIVTRDELLSRVWGYEYHGDTRLLDVHVRRLRRKVEADPDRPTVVLTVRGAGYKAGQVERRPDPAVPDTEPVPGWRG; encoded by the coding sequence ATGGTCGAGCTCGAGGTGGCACAGGGCGGAGTCGGTTCCCGGACCCGGGTGCTGATCGTGGACGACGACGTGCGCATCGGGCAGGCGCTCGGTCTCGCTCTCGACGACGAGGGCTTCGACGTCGACGCGGTGCACACCGGCGAGGAGGCACTCTCCCGCGCCGGCGCACCGGAGATCGACCTGGTGCTGCTGGACCTGATGCTGCCCGGCATCGACGGGCTCACCGTCTGCCGCAGGCTGCGCGACGCCGGTGATCTCCCGATCATCATGGTGACGGCGCGATCGGACTCGGCCGACGTGATCGCCGGGCTCGAGGCGGGCGCCGACGACTACGTGACGAAGCCGCTGGTCGCGGGCGAGCTGGCGGCCAGGATCCGGGCCCTGCTGCGGCGGCGCAGGCCGGCACCCGCGACTCCGCGCCGGCTGCTGCTCGGCGATGTCGAGCTCCGCCCGGACGAGGGCGTGGTGCTGCGCGCCGGTGAGCCGGTGCACCTGACCCGCACCGAGTTCCGGCTGCTCGCCGAGCTGGCCGCGGCCGGCGGCCGGATCGTCACCCGGGACGAGCTGCTGTCCCGGGTCTGGGGCTACGAGTACCACGGCGACACCCGGCTGCTGGACGTGCACGTCCGCCGGCTGCGGCGCAAGGTCGAGGCCGATCCGGACCGGCCCACCGTGGTATTGACCGTACGCGGGGCGGGCTACAAGGCCGGCCAGGTCGAGCGGCGGCCCGATCCGGCCGTCCCGGACACGGAGCCGGTGCCCGGCTGGCGCGGATGA
- a CDS encoding nicotianamine synthase family protein: protein MTTQSSQAITAIGVPAPRAPRDGGGAADRTADRLVALCEELERTDLRPSPVVDAAFGELVRLCCHPPAGVIGQVLDRLAPHVDRLRRLSSAGEGLMERYWADRIVGAPDPAAELEQFPYLGNYLDLVRLELAALDAVGLGVPRRVVVLGSGPLPLTGLVLAARHGAEVLHVDRDPAALAAGTAVAEAIGTRTRAMVADLSSAALPAELVAEIGCADLVLLGALVGADAAAKDAITTRLADVAGPDTGLLVRTAAGLRTLLYPEVLPADLPGLDVLLEVHPRTDVVNSVLVARAPG, encoded by the coding sequence GTGACCACGCAGAGCAGTCAAGCGATCACTGCCATCGGTGTCCCGGCGCCCCGGGCGCCGCGCGACGGCGGCGGCGCCGCCGACCGAACCGCCGACCGGCTGGTGGCGCTGTGCGAGGAACTCGAACGGACCGACCTGCGTCCGAGCCCGGTCGTCGATGCCGCGTTCGGCGAGCTGGTGCGGCTCTGTTGCCATCCCCCGGCCGGCGTCATCGGGCAGGTCCTCGATCGGCTCGCGCCGCACGTCGACCGGTTGCGGAGGCTGAGCTCGGCCGGCGAGGGCCTGATGGAGCGGTACTGGGCCGATCGGATCGTCGGCGCACCGGACCCGGCCGCCGAGCTCGAACAGTTCCCCTACCTGGGGAACTATCTCGACCTCGTCCGCCTCGAGCTCGCCGCGCTCGACGCGGTCGGGCTCGGCGTGCCACGCCGGGTCGTCGTACTGGGATCCGGGCCGCTGCCGCTGACCGGGCTGGTGCTGGCCGCACGGCACGGCGCCGAGGTGCTGCACGTCGACCGGGACCCGGCCGCGCTCGCCGCCGGCACCGCGGTCGCCGAGGCCATCGGGACCCGGACCCGCGCCATGGTGGCGGACCTGTCGTCCGCGGCGTTGCCCGCCGAGCTGGTGGCCGAGATCGGGTGTGCCGATCTCGTCCTGCTGGGTGCGCTGGTGGGGGCCGACGCCGCCGCCAAGGATGCGATCACCACCCGGCTGGCGGACGTCGCCGGACCGGACACCGGACTGCTCGTGCGCACCGCGGCGGGCCTGCGGACCCTGTTGTATCCGGAGGTGCTTCCGGCCGACCTGCCCGGCCTGGACGTGCTGCTGGAGGTGCACCCGCGCACCGACGTCGTGAACTCCGTCCTGGTGGCGCGTGCGCCGGGCTGA
- a CDS encoding DMT family transporter yields the protein MWGWLALAIGAEVTATMSLKASQGFSRLLPSLLTVAGYGLAFWSLAQALTRGMALGMAYGVWAAAGVAIVAVLGVLFLGESLTWVQVGGIVLIIGGVLALELGGSVAHA from the coding sequence ATGTGGGGATGGCTCGCACTCGCGATCGGGGCCGAGGTGACGGCCACCATGTCGCTGAAGGCGTCGCAAGGGTTCAGCAGGCTCCTGCCGTCGCTGCTGACCGTTGCCGGATACGGCCTGGCGTTCTGGTCGTTGGCCCAGGCGCTCACCCGGGGGATGGCGCTCGGCATGGCCTACGGGGTCTGGGCCGCCGCGGGGGTCGCGATCGTCGCGGTGCTCGGGGTGCTCTTCCTCGGCGAGTCGCTGACCTGGGTGCAGGTCGGCGGGATCGTGCTGATCATCGGCGGGGTGCTCGCACTGGAGCTGGGCGGATCGGTCGCACATGCCTGA
- a CDS encoding TetR/AcrR family transcriptional regulator: MPEPADGRLRKGERRRRALLEATLRLVGRHGAGAVTQRGVAAEARVPPSAVLYYFASVDELLLAALTTVHDRYVDRLAGVGTLAELVEVLREWSRQDLLLTVAEYELLLLAVRRPELTPQLRRWDDALEAAAVRLLPDAPERRPLLVAGVNGLCLAAVLGSPGDPSVLLRI; this comes from the coding sequence ATGCCTGAGCCCGCCGACGGCAGGCTGCGCAAGGGCGAGCGTCGCCGGCGCGCGCTGCTCGAGGCGACGCTGCGGCTGGTGGGCAGGCACGGGGCGGGTGCGGTCACCCAGCGGGGGGTCGCCGCGGAAGCGAGGGTCCCGCCGAGTGCGGTGCTGTACTACTTCGCCTCGGTCGACGAGCTGCTGCTGGCCGCCCTGACCACGGTGCACGACCGGTACGTCGACCGGCTGGCCGGCGTGGGCACCCTCGCCGAGCTGGTCGAGGTGCTCCGGGAGTGGAGCAGGCAGGACCTGTTGCTCACGGTCGCCGAGTACGAGCTGCTGCTGCTCGCCGTTCGCCGGCCGGAGCTGACGCCGCAGCTGCGCCGGTGGGACGACGCGCTGGAGGCGGCGGCCGTGCGGCTGCTGCCCGACGCGCCGGAGCGGCGGCCGTTGCTGGTGGCCGGGGTGAACGGGCTCTGCCTGGCCGCGGTCCTCGGGTCGCCGGGCGACCCGTCGGTGCTCCTGCGGATCTGA
- a CDS encoding TIGR02611 family protein, with product MSDGRSPGSAPDHGAAARQPTAPAAHGWRARYHGAQTRYRGFRDGLRHRPVVDRCWRWGIGVLGTLIVIVGIILIPYPGPGWLVVFTGLAVLASEFEGARRLLHFARGRYDRWNEWQKQQHIVVRLLLFAATGAVVLVTLWLLDVFGLVADWFGIDAGWLDSPLEPFA from the coding sequence ATGAGCGACGGCCGGTCCCCGGGCAGCGCACCCGATCACGGCGCCGCCGCCCGCCAGCCCACGGCCCCGGCAGCCCACGGATGGCGAGCCCGCTACCACGGCGCGCAGACCCGCTACCGCGGCTTCCGCGACGGCCTGCGGCACCGTCCGGTCGTGGATCGCTGCTGGCGCTGGGGCATCGGGGTGCTCGGCACCCTGATCGTGATCGTCGGCATCATCCTGATCCCCTACCCCGGCCCCGGCTGGCTGGTCGTGTTCACCGGGCTGGCCGTACTGGCCTCGGAGTTCGAGGGGGCGCGCCGGCTGCTGCACTTCGCCCGCGGGCGCTACGACCGGTGGAACGAGTGGCAGAAGCAGCAGCACATCGTCGTCCGGCTGCTGCTGTTCGCCGCAACCGGCGCCGTGGTGCTGGTGACACTCTGGTTGCTCGACGTGTTCGGCCTGGTCGCCGACTGGTTCGGGATCGACGCGGGATGGCTGGACTCGCCGCTGGAGCCGTTCGCCTGA
- a CDS encoding metal-dependent transcriptional regulator, which yields MNTVPTGERHSESVENYLKTIFLLGERWEGSVGISALAERLQVSSPSASGMVRKLVDTGLVDHARYAGITLTPAGRASALAVVRRHRLIEMFLVTELDLAWDEVHEEAEALEHAVSDRLLDRIDDRLGHPRFDPHGDPIPGRDGDLPEVLARRLPELRFGEGGELVRVDDTDPEVLRYLDAHDVRLGDRVLLVARKPFDGPFVVRLTRPGDGRADTDEEWGPSLARALWVGSGAPV from the coding sequence ATGAACACCGTTCCCACCGGCGAGCGACATTCGGAGTCCGTGGAGAACTACCTGAAGACCATTTTCCTGCTGGGGGAGCGGTGGGAGGGGTCGGTGGGCATCTCCGCACTGGCCGAGCGGTTGCAGGTGTCCTCGCCGTCAGCGTCGGGGATGGTCCGCAAGCTGGTCGACACCGGGCTCGTCGATCACGCCCGGTACGCCGGGATCACCCTCACCCCGGCCGGCCGGGCGTCCGCGCTGGCCGTGGTCCGGCGGCACCGGCTGATCGAGATGTTCCTGGTCACCGAGCTGGATCTGGCCTGGGACGAGGTGCACGAGGAGGCCGAGGCGCTGGAGCACGCCGTCTCCGACCGCCTGCTGGACCGGATCGACGACCGGCTCGGGCATCCCCGGTTCGACCCGCACGGTGATCCCATCCCGGGCCGCGACGGGGACCTGCCCGAGGTGCTCGCCCGCCGGCTGCCCGAGCTCCGCTTCGGCGAGGGTGGCGAGCTCGTCCGGGTGGACGACACGGATCCCGAGGTGCTCCGCTATCTCGACGCGCACGACGTCCGGCTCGGCGACCGGGTGCTGCTCGTCGCCCGCAAGCCCTTCGACGGCCCGTTCGTGGTGCGGTTGACCCGTCCCGGTGACGGTCGTGCCGACACCGACGAGGAGTGGGGTCCGTCGCTGGCACGGGCGCTCTGGGTCGGGTCCGGCGCCCCGGTCTGA
- a CDS encoding BCCT family transporter gives MIVRYLREHTSPPVFISSAVLAVAFVLWGVISPTSLGRVASAVNGWITDTLGWLYIFSATGFLIFVLFLMMSRYGRVKLGPSDSTPEYGNTSWFAMLFTAGMGIGLVFYAVSEPISHFTEPPTGEGSSPEAARDSMLYTFFHWGLHPWAIYIVLGVSLGYFAFRRGLPLRPAAALYPLLKDRINGWPGYLVDVLAVFGTLFGLATSLGIGAQQVAAGLDVLFGWENTTTLQVLLILGITAVAIASLMLGLDKGIRRLALLNLWLALALMLFVFFFGPTRDLLNSLAANIGNYVQEVPGLSFETFPDGGNGTADGWQSGWTLFYWGWWISWSPFVGMFLARISYGRTIRQFVAGCLFAPVGASMVWLTVFGSSALELVQNDPQHPLATAEPETAIYVLLAQLPVPSFLITLASILTVFVVVLFFATSSDSGSLVVDILTNGGDPNPRWQQRLFWAVLEGVIAAVLLAAGAATGADALSALQTAAIVAGLPLGIVLILMAIGLSTALRDERFVVALPPEPSPLDSLRRSTSRAEPGEAEQPAAQQEETDPLMCETAVAEFATTPSNGVDDPGRAPGSGDDRS, from the coding sequence TTGATCGTCCGATATCTGCGGGAGCACACCAGCCCTCCCGTCTTCATCAGCTCGGCCGTACTGGCCGTGGCTTTCGTGTTGTGGGGCGTGATCTCGCCGACGTCGCTCGGTAGGGTCGCGAGTGCGGTCAACGGCTGGATCACCGACACGCTCGGCTGGCTGTACATCTTCTCCGCCACCGGGTTCCTGATCTTCGTCCTGTTCCTCATGATGTCCCGGTACGGCCGGGTGAAGCTCGGGCCGTCGGACTCCACACCGGAGTACGGCAACACCTCGTGGTTCGCCATGCTGTTCACCGCGGGTATGGGCATCGGCCTGGTGTTCTACGCGGTCTCGGAGCCGATCTCGCACTTCACCGAGCCGCCGACCGGTGAGGGGAGCTCGCCGGAGGCCGCCCGCGACTCGATGCTCTACACGTTCTTCCACTGGGGCCTGCACCCGTGGGCGATCTACATCGTGCTCGGTGTGTCGCTGGGCTACTTCGCGTTCCGCCGGGGGCTGCCGCTGCGTCCGGCCGCGGCGCTGTACCCGCTGCTCAAGGACCGGATCAACGGCTGGCCGGGCTACCTGGTCGACGTGCTCGCCGTGTTCGGCACGCTGTTCGGCCTGGCCACCTCGCTCGGCATCGGGGCGCAGCAGGTCGCCGCCGGACTCGACGTGCTGTTCGGCTGGGAGAACACCACTACCCTCCAGGTGCTGCTGATCCTGGGGATCACCGCCGTCGCGATCGCCTCGCTGATGCTCGGCCTCGACAAGGGCATCCGGCGGCTGGCCCTGCTGAACCTGTGGCTCGCGCTCGCGCTGATGCTGTTCGTGTTCTTCTTCGGCCCGACCCGCGACCTGCTCAACAGCCTGGCCGCGAACATCGGCAACTACGTCCAGGAGGTCCCGGGGCTGAGCTTCGAGACCTTCCCGGACGGCGGTAACGGCACCGCTGACGGGTGGCAGAGCGGCTGGACGCTCTTCTACTGGGGCTGGTGGATCTCCTGGTCGCCGTTCGTCGGCATGTTCCTGGCGCGGATCTCCTACGGCCGCACCATCCGGCAGTTCGTCGCCGGCTGCCTGTTCGCCCCGGTCGGCGCCTCCATGGTGTGGCTGACCGTCTTCGGCAGCAGCGCGCTGGAGCTCGTGCAGAACGACCCGCAGCACCCGCTGGCGACCGCAGAGCCGGAAACCGCGATCTACGTGCTGCTGGCCCAGTTGCCGGTCCCCTCGTTCCTGATCACGCTGGCGTCGATCCTGACGGTGTTCGTGGTCGTGCTGTTCTTCGCGACCTCCTCGGACTCCGGCTCGCTCGTCGTCGACATACTCACCAACGGTGGCGACCCGAACCCGCGCTGGCAACAGCGACTGTTCTGGGCCGTCCTGGAGGGCGTGATCGCCGCGGTGCTGCTCGCCGCCGGCGCCGCGACCGGGGCGGACGCACTGTCCGCACTCCAGACCGCGGCGATCGTGGCCGGGCTCCCGCTGGGCATCGTGCTGATCCTGATGGCGATCGGCCTGTCCACGGCCCTGCGTGACGAGCGGTTCGTGGTGGCGCTGCCGCCGGAACCCTCACCGCTGGACTCGCTGCGCCGCAGCACCAGCCGAGCGGAGCCCGGTGAAGCCGAGCAGCCGGCCGCGCAGCAGGAGGAGACCGATCCGCTGATGTGCGAGACCGCCGTCGCCGAGTTCGCGACGACCCCCTCGAACGGGGTGGACGACCCCGGGAGAGCACCCGGGTCCGGCGACGACCGGAGCTGA
- a CDS encoding Dps family protein: MATIRYTVPGLERGDAEQVVELLQNRLHALNDLQLTLKHVHWNVVGPNFIAVHEMLDPQVDSVRAMVDDAAERIATLGGSPDGTPGALVRDRTWDDYSIGRDEAIAHLGALDLVYTGVITDHRTQIGKLETLDPVTQDMLIAQAGQLEQFQWFVRAHLESSDGSLRSQSSDTETGAADAVR, translated from the coding sequence ATGGCCACCATCCGCTACACCGTTCCCGGGCTCGAGCGGGGCGACGCCGAGCAGGTCGTGGAGCTGCTGCAGAACCGTCTGCACGCGCTGAACGACCTGCAGCTGACCCTCAAGCACGTGCACTGGAACGTGGTGGGCCCGAACTTCATCGCCGTGCACGAGATGCTGGACCCGCAGGTCGACAGCGTCCGGGCGATGGTCGACGACGCCGCCGAGCGGATCGCCACCCTCGGCGGATCGCCCGACGGAACCCCCGGCGCGCTGGTGCGCGACCGCACCTGGGACGACTACTCGATCGGCCGGGACGAGGCGATCGCTCACCTCGGTGCGCTGGATCTCGTCTACACCGGTGTCATCACCGACCACCGCACGCAGATCGGGAAGCTGGAGACGCTCGACCCGGTCACCCAGGACATGCTGATCGCGCAGGCCGGCCAGCTGGAGCAGTTCCAGTGGTTCGTTCGCGCGCACCTGGAGAGCTCGGACGGCTCGCTGCGCTCGCAGTCCTCCGACACCGAGACCGGCGCGGCCGACGCCGTGCGCTGA
- a CDS encoding STAS domain-containing protein, translating to MTYSEPRPGVVRVALSGDLDYETSDELAATADAALQAAVDPHELRLDCSELGFCDSYGLAALLMLRRRTAAAGIALHLDHRGNALDRLLHMTSTWEHLTGERPADRAKQLDT from the coding sequence GTGACGTACTCCGAGCCACGACCGGGCGTCGTGCGGGTCGCGCTGTCCGGGGATCTCGACTACGAGACCTCCGACGAGCTGGCCGCCACCGCCGACGCCGCGCTGCAGGCCGCCGTCGACCCGCACGAGCTTCGGCTCGACTGTTCCGAGCTGGGGTTCTGCGACTCGTACGGGCTGGCGGCACTGCTGATGCTGCGCCGTCGCACCGCGGCCGCCGGGATCGCACTGCACCTGGACCACCGCGGCAACGCACTGGACCGGCTGCTGCACATGACCAGCACCTGGGAGCACCTCACCGGCGAGCGTCCGGCCGACCGCGCGAAGCAGCTCGACACCTGA